A segment of the Pseudoliparis swirei isolate HS2019 ecotype Mariana Trench chromosome 4, NWPU_hadal_v1, whole genome shotgun sequence genome:
ACCGGCTGAAGATCGTTATTGATTTGCTCATGGAGCTGTCAGTCTCCCCTCAGCTaccggggtgggggtgggggggcagagtgactgacaggggggggggggggccgcagccaaccaggaggaaccactccGCCGGATGGGGCTgggaagatggagagaaggatagCACAGAgggataaattaaaaaaaagaggtaaTTGATGATTGTTTTAGCGGtggagtgggaggagagagagagggagagagagagggagagagagagagagagagagagactgatgaATAGGAGATTGAGGAGAAATGAGAGCAGAGGTGTCTGTGATGAGAGGTGTCTGTGACTAGGAACATTCAGCAGAACAAAGATGTAGAGTTgttacatttaaaaattaaggaggaggagattgtGTCCGTCTTTACTTCACTTCGGTTTCAGTAGTTTTGATGATAAGGGcaagtgttaggactagtgttaggactagtgttaggactagtgtttaggactagtgttaggactagtgtttaggactagtgttaggactagtgttaggactagtgtttaggacgagtgttaaggactagtgttaggactagtgttaggactagtgtttagGACAAGTgtttaggactagtgttaggactagtgtttaggatgagtgttaaggactagtgttaggactagtgtttaggactagtgttaggactagtgttaaggactagtgttaggtctaatgttaggactagtgttaggactagtgttaaggatgagtgttaggactagtgttaggacaagtgttaggactagtgttaggacaaGTGCTAGGACTAGTgttaaggactagtgttaggactagtgttaaggactagtgttaggactagtgttaggactagtgttgaggactagtgttaaggactagtgttaggactaatgttaggactagtgttaaggactagtgttaggactagtgttaaggactagtgttaggactagtgttaggactagtgttgaggactagtgttaaggactagtgttaggactaatgttaaggactagtgttaaggacgagtgttaaggactagtgttaggactagtgtttaggactagtgttaggactagtgtttaggactagtgttaggactagtgttaggactagtgttaaggactagtgttaggactactGTTCGGACTAGTGTTAATGACtaatgttaggactagtgtttaggacgagtgttaaggactagtgttaggactagtgttaaggactagtgttaggactaatgttcggactagtgttaggactagtgtttaggactagtgttaggactagtgttaggactggTGTTAAGGACgaatgttaggactagtgttaggactagtgttaaggactagtgttaggactagtgttaggactaatgttaggactagtgttaaggactagtgttaggactagtgtttagGACTAGTGTTGGGACTAGTGTTGGGACAAGTGTTGGGACTGGTGTTGGGACTAATGTTGGGACTAGTGTtgggactagtgttaggactggTGTTTGGGACGAGTGTTGGGACTAGTGTTGGGACTAGTGTTGGGACTGGTGTTGGGACTGGTGTtgggactagtgttaggactaatgttaggactagtgttaaggactagtgttaggactagtgttaggacaagtattaggactagtgttaaggactagtgtttaggactagtgttaggactagtgttaggactagtgttaggtctAATGTTCGGACTAGTGTtgggactagtgttaggactagtgtttaggactagtgttaggactagtgttaggactagtgtttagGACGAGTgtttaggactagtgttaggacaagtgttaggactagtgttaggactagtgttaggaatACTGTTAAGGACTAGGGTTAAGGACTAGTgttaaggactagtgttaggactagtgttaggactagtgttaggactagtgtttaggactaatgttaggactagtgttaggactaatgttaggactagtgttaggactagtgttaagactaatgttaggactagtgttaggactagtgttaagaCTAATGttcggactagtgttaggactagtgtttaggacgagtgttaggactagtgttaggacaaGTGTCAGGACTAATGttcggactagtgttaggactagtgtttaggacgagtgttaggactagtgttaggacaaGTGTCAGGACTAATGttcggactagtgttaggactagtgtttaggacgagtgttaggactagtgttaggactagtgttaggtctAGTGTTAAGGACTAGTGTTAAGGACTAATGTTAGGACGAGTGTTaagactagtgttaggactaatgTTAGGTCTAGTGTTAAGGACtaatgttaggactagtgttaggacgaGTGTTAGGAcgagtgttaggactagtgttaggactagtgttaggtctagtgttaaggactagtgttacggcctctcggttaactagggatgcacaggccgcaacatacaaaaagggatacagctaagggggaaacaacggaggcaaataataaagttaaatacttaAGCAAAATAAGGAAGATTTATTTCACAGTTAAAGGTTTAACGAAGGGCCGAATAACACAGAAGCAAAGCAACAGGAAAAATAGGcatcagggtctccaaggccaacacaacaaacaaaaccacaatGCTAACTAGAAATCAAAAGATTCCACTGACCTACCattgaagaaaggaaaaacaatactaagctccctatctgaccacaaaacaggaaaaaactgacacaacaaaaatggcagagaacccctacaagcttgacccgaaaatacaaatggtggccaacacttcggcaccataccacagaatggtcacagctcagaggtggagagagagagagagaaacacttagtcagggtgtatataagccccgcctgctgattaggtgatccctctcaggtggtggTACTCCAGGCGTACCAGAACTGAGAgagatagctccaccctcttcctgaaagagggccgtctcagtcacgggacgtaacaactagtgttaggactagtgttaggactaatgttaggactagtgttaggacgaGTGTTaagactagtgttaggactagttttaggactagtgttaggactagtgttaggatgAGTGTTAGGACGAGTGTTAGGACTAATGTTAAGGTCTAGTgttaaggactagtgttaggactagtgttaggactaatgttaggactagtgttaaggactagtgttcggactagtgttaggactagtgttaggactaatgttaaggactagtgttaggactagtgttaaggacgagtgttaaggactagtgttaggactaatgTTTAGGACGAGTgttaaggactagtgttaggactaatgttaaggactagtgttaggactagtgtttaggactagtgttaggactagtgttaggactagtgtttaggacgagtgttaaggactagtgttaggactagtgttaggactagtgttaggactagtgtttaggacgagtgttaaggactagtgttaggactaatgttaaggactagtgttaggactagtgtttaggactagtgttaggactagtgttaggactagtgtttaggacgagtgttaaggactagtgttaggactagtgttcggactagtgttaggactagtgttaggactagtgttaaggactagtgttaggtctAATGttcggactagtgttaggactagtgttaaggacgaatgttaggactagtgttaggactagtgttaaggactagtgttaggtctaatgttaggactagtgttaggactagtgttaaggactagtgttaggactagtgttaggactagtgtttaggactaatgttaggactagtgtttaagactagtgttaggactaatgttaggactagtgttaggactagtgttaagactaatgttaggactagtgttaggactagtgttaggactagtgttaaggactagtgttaggactagtgttaaggactagtgttaggactaatgttaggactagtgttaggactagttttaggactagtgttaggactagtgtttagGACGAGTGTTAGGACtaatgttaggactagtgttaggactagtgttaggacaaGTGTCAGGACTAATGttcggactagtgttaggactagtgttaggactagtgtttagGACGAGTGTGAAGACTAGTGTTAGGTCTAGTGTTAAGGACTAGTGTTAAGGACtaatgttaggactagtgttaggacgaGTGTTaagactagtgttaggactaatgTTAGGTCTAGTgttaaggactagtgttaggactagtgttaggactagtgttaggtctagtgttaggactagtgttaggactaatgttaggactagtgttaggacgaGTGTTAAGACTCGTGTTAGGACTAATGTTAGGTCTAGTgttaaggactagtgttaggactagtgttaggtctagtgttaggactagtgttcggactagtgttaggactagtgttaaggacgaatgttaggactagtgttaggactagtgttaaggactagtgttaggtctaatgttaggactagtgttaggactagtgttaaggactagtgttaggactagtgttaggactagtgtttaggactaatgttaggactagtgtttaagactagtgttaggactaatgttaggactagtgttaggactagtgttaagactaatgttaggactagtgttaggactagtgttaagactaatgttaggactagtgttaggactagtgttaggactagtgttaaggactagtgttaggactagtgttaggactagtgttaggactaatgTTGGGACTAGTGTTGGGACTAGTTTTGGGACCAGTGTTGGGACTAGTGTTTAGGACGAGTGTTAGGACtaatgttaggactagtgttaggactagtgttaggacaaGTGTCAGGACTAATGttcggactagtgttaggactagtgttaggactagtgtttagGACGAGTGTTAAGACTCGTGTTAGGACTAATGTTAGGTCTAGTgttaaggactagtgttaggactagtgttaggtctagtgttaggactagtgttaggactagtgttaggacgagtgtttaggactagtgttaaggactagtgttaggactagtgttaggtctagttttaggactagtgttaggactagtgttaggactagtgttaagaactagtgttaggactagtgttaggactagtgttaggacaaGGGTTAGGACTAATGTAAGGACTAGTGTTatgactagtgttaggactagtgtttaggacgagtgttaggactagtgttaggactagtgttaggtctagtgttaaggactagtgttaaggactaatgttaggactagtgttaggactagtgtttaggacgagtgttaggactagtgttaggtctagtgttaaggactagtgttaaggactaatgttaggactagtgttaggatgAGTGTTAAGACTAGTGTTCGGACTAGTGTTAgaactagtgttaggactagtgttaggtctagtgttaaggactagtgttaggactagtgttaggatgagtgttaggactagtgttaaggtctagtgttaaggactagtgttaggactagtgttagtactagtgttaggactagtgttaaggactagtgttaggactggTATTAAGGTCTAGTgttaaggactagtgttaggtctagtgttaaggactagtgttaggactagtgttagtactagtgttaggactagtgttaggactggTGTTAGGAcgagtgttaggactagtgttaaggTCTattgttaggactagtgttaggacgagtgttaggactagtgttaaggtctagtgttaggactagtgttaggactggTGTTAAGACTAGTgttaaggactagtgttaggatgAGTGTTAGGACAAGTGTTAGGACtggtgttaggactagtgttaaggactagtgttaggacgaGTGTTGgtactagtgttaggactagtgttaggactagtgttaggacgagtgttaggactagtgttaaggTCTattgttaggactagtgttaggacgagtgttaggactagtgttaggacgaGTGTTAGTACTAGTGTTaagactagtgttaggactagtgttaggacgaGTGTTAGggctagtgttaggactagtgttaaggtctagtgttaggactagtgttaggacgaGTGTTAGggctagtgttaggactagtgttaaggTCTAGTGTTAGGACTGGTGTTTTCTGAGATTTATCTAACAAAAtataaacagaaaacataaatcagacagatactagatagatagatagatagatatatactttattaatccccaaggggaaatttgtcgagtcagtagcagcaacacacaagaataaaaagaacaaaacacaaaatataagaagggttagggtgatctggcaagaggtgaactgttgtagagcctcatagccgtcggcaggaatgttctcctgtatctctccttgtggcagcggagcgtgaggagacgtctggagaaagtactcctctgtccctgtaggaggtggtggagagggtggtccgggttgtccaatatggacaccagtttcttcaacgtcctcctccaccacctgttccaggtgctccagctggcagccgatgatggagccagccttccaaccagtttgttaagacggctggtgtcacggctcgatgctgctccccagcagacaatggcaaagtgcagcacactggccacaaccgactggtagaataactccagcatcttgctgcacacgttgaaggatcgaagctttctcaggaaaaagagtcgactcatccccttcttgtacacagcgttgatgttggccttccagttcagtcggctgtcgatggagacgcccaggtacttgtactcctccaccatgtccacgtccactcccaggacactcagaggtgtaggagctgtcgccttcctcctgaagtccaccaccatctctctggtcttggccacgttcagccgcaggtggttctcatcggccagAGACCAACAGCTACAACATGTCTGGACGTGGAAAGGGAGCCGGTAAGACCAGAGCGAAGGCCAAGACCAGGTCCTCCAGGGCcgggctccagttccccgtgggcCGTGTCCACAGGCACTTGAGGAAGGGTAACTACGCTCGGCGTGTCGGCGCCGGAGCTCCGGTGTACCTGGCGGCGGTGCTGGAGTATCTGACCGCTGAGATCCTGGAGCTGGCCGGGAACGCGGCCCGCGACAACAAGAAGACCCGCATCATCCCCCGTCACCTGCAGCTGGCCGTCCGCAACGACGAGGAGCTCAACAAGCTGCTGGGCGGAGTGACCATCGCTCAGGGCGGCGTGCTTCCTAACATCCAGGCGGTGCTGCTGCCCAAGAAGACCGAGAAGGCCGCCAAGAAGTAGACACAAaaacaccaccacaacaacagacacaaaaacaccaccacaacaacagccgggctccagttccccgtgggcCGTGTCCACAGGCACTTGAGGAAGGGTAACTACGCTCGGCGTGTCGGCGCCGGAGCTCCGGTGTACCTGGCGGCGGTGCTGGAGTATCTGACCGCTGAGATCCTGGAGCTGGCCGGGAACGCGGCCCGCGACAACAAGAAGACCCGCATCATCCCCCGCATCCCCCGCATCATCCCCCTTGCTCAGCGGCCCCGAGGTGCCGCTGAGCAAGGCAGCAAACTCTCGGCCTAACTGCTCTGGCTCATGCAGCAGCCATCATGAGATGTCCAGTTGGATCATACTGGTATGACGAGAAGGTGACAGGTGCCAAAAATGACATAAAatacttcattttatatttaatggagTGATATTCCAACACATGGCTAGAAagtggttaaaaaaaacagatacacacagatataaaTATGGAATTGGCTTTATTCAATATGTACAAATTGAAACGCAAAGATGTTTCTAAACCAACACAATCCGACCAATAAGCACTCAGACGTTCAACCttgaaaacaaacagacaaacaaagccGACgcggaaaaataaaataaaaacgccGGCCCATAAAGGTTTAAGTGAGCGAGGCGTCTCGCCCAGACGACTTTTAACGTGGGATGATTGTCGGTGCCAGGCGGCGGTCGCTCCGTCTCAGGAAGCAGACGCTCTAATTGGATTTTCATGCACTAAAGTGTCTCGTTTTCTAGAAAGTGAAACGCGTTGTATCTTCAGGTCGGTGTGCGCGGCGTACGGCCGGAGCTCACAGTGGAGGGAACGCCGCCGACACACGGAACAGTAGGGTTCcttaatggttctttagagggatttgtggttctacgaagaagcatcacctactggagaaccatttggaaggttctttgagagacctttataggatctttgaagaactctttcaggaaaatGTTATCTAAAGAACCttgggttgaaaggttctttgtggaaccagaaatggtgacTCAAAGAACCATTATtcaaggttctttgagagacctttataggttctttgtggaaccagaaatggtgcctttaagaaccattttttgaaggttctttgaggcacctttataggatctttgaagaactctttaaggaaaatgTTATCTAAAGAACCttgggttgaaaggttctttgtggaaccagaaatggtgccttaaataaccattatttaaggttctttgagagacctttgtaggttctttaaaaggctttgtggttctacgaagaaccatcacctactgaagaaccattttttcatttgagacacctttatatgttctttgaagaacttttgaaggaaatggttccttaaagaaccctggtttaaaagtttctttgtggaaccagaaatggtgacttaaaaaaacatgttgaatGTTCTTTCAGGCACCATTATACttttttgaagaactatttaaggaaatggttctttaaagaaccctggtttgaaaggttctttgtggaaccaaaaatggtgccttaaagaaccatgtttgtttaggttctttgagacacatttacaggttctttgaagaactctttaaggaaatggttgttaaatggttatttaaaaggctttgtggttctatgaagaaccatcacatactgaagaaccatttcttttaatttgagacacctttaaaggttctttgaagaactctttaaggaaatggttctttacagaaccctggtttgaaaggttcttcgtggaaccagaaatggttcttctatggcatccctctgaagaaccattttcggttccacatGGCACCTCAATTTTTCTGTCTGTAGTTCTCATATGTAGTGAtgtgatgcgtgtgtgtgtgtgtgtgtgtgtgtgtgtgtgtgtgtgtgtgtgtgtgtgtgtgtgtgtgatgctcttTAAAAAAGTCCTCCTCCCTGCTCAACACTTTCAAAAGAAGCACTTTAATCAACCGTCATCTACtgaccacaacacacactcgcagaaatacacacacacaagcaagcccacacacacacacacacacaagcaagcccacacacacacacacacacaagcccacacacacacactacaagtttatttttcatacACTTCTTTTATTCTGGCTTCTGCCTTCACTCGTTCACATAAACtccatctctctgtgtctctttctctcactcttgctttcacacacacacacacacacacacacacacacacacacacaaagacacacacacacacagaatgcagACGCAGGCATAAACAGTCACTCCGATATTATTAGACGCTGCACTTAAGAAAGCCGGAtgattcatgttttttatttgataacCGTAAAACAATAAAGTATCTGATTCCCGCTCGACAAGACGGAGGCCAATAAACGACACGCGGTCCGACTCCGGCGACGCGTTACTCTTTCAAATGATCCATATTCATCTGCTGGACACGGGGAACAAGGGCTTTTAATAAAACTCTGACAGATGTATCACACTAATGAGAACACGGGGAACATAAGAGTCaaaacgcaacacacacttaTGCATCTATCTTATATGTTTATGGGCCGTCGTGCAGGGAGATTGTAGGATTATGTTCTGAGCTCATTATTAAAGAAGtattcttcttttaaatcaggAATATGATCAGAATATCCGATAAGAAGAACATTTTGATTaaaggaaattttaaaaaacaccagACTTGTGTTTGAAATCACCAAATGCTTCAAAATTGTTTGATTCCTATAATTaagtattatattattgtttgtCCTCATGCATATTTAATGTAGGACAATAAATAgaaacgcaacacacacttaTGCatctattttgtcttttttttaatgggccGGCATGCAGGATTCTGTTTTTAAATGGAAAGCTGGAGGAAGTGTGAGCTGGTTATTAGAGAagtctgctttttaaaaatcagaaATATTCTAAGAATTTCCTGGactaagaggaaaaaaaagttgattaaattacatttagctgacacttttattcaAGGCGACTTACAACCAcgtcacattcatacaccgtagacacactacagcaggggtgtcaaactcatttcccccgtgggccacgtcagcatcatggccgcctcttaaagggccggtgtaaccgAAGCAGTGTATAAACTACCCCCGAACatagtgttaaataactctctttgcatttgattattgtttattcgagagtaAAAATATTGTACGCAAGaaaatttctctaatattataacacaaatccgataaatttgtaaccttcaaaataaaagcacaggatataaaggtgatcatatgtctttcaagccgccaggggccgcataaaatgacgtggtgggccgcattcggcccgcgggccttgtgtttgacatctGTGCACTCCAGGGAGCAACTGAGGGTTgagagtcttgctcaaggacatatTGACTAGGGCGGgtattgaaccgccaaccccctgagtGATAaacagacctgctgaccactgagccAACAGTCACTCCGATTATGACCAAAGGAAGTTAAATAAACACCGCGCTGTTTTTGAAATCAC
Coding sequences within it:
- the LOC130192711 gene encoding late histone H2A.L3 gives rise to the protein MSGRGKGAGKTRAKAKTRSSRAGLQFPVGRVHRHLRKGNYARRVGAGAPVYLAAVLEYLTAEILELAGNAARDNKKTRIIPRHLQLAVRNDEELNKLLGGVTIAQGGVLPNIQAVLLPKKTEKAAKK